One segment of Solanum lycopersicum chromosome 1, SLM_r2.1 DNA contains the following:
- the LOC101266758 gene encoding amidophosphoribosyltransferase, chloroplastic-like: protein MATNISASASSTTNLLSQRLLSFPPSQFYKNILTKPYQQQCLLITSSNKKNRAAMVVNSSRKLINLDQHYLDDDKPKEECGVVGIYGDPEASRLCYLALHALQHRGQEGAGMVTVENKAIKSITGIGLVSDVFNELKLDQLPGDMAIGHVRYSTAAGSSSMLKNVQPFVASSKFGSFGVAHNGNFVNYQLLRAELEGKGSIFSTTSDTEVVLHLMAKSKARIFALRVLEACEKLQGAYSMVFVTEDGKLVAVRDPFGFRPLVMGRRKNGAIVFASETCALDMVEATYEREVHPGEMVLVDDTSNEPQSMYLLKPHPPEPKSCIFEHIYFAQPNSIVFGKSVYESRHAFGEILATESPVEGCDVVIAVPDSGVVAALGYAAKTGVPYQQGLIRSHYVGRTFIEPSQKIRDFGVKLKLSPVRAVLEGKKVVVVDDSIVRGTTSSKIVRMLKEAGAKEVHMRIASPPIIASCYYGIDTPCTEELISNRMNVEEIRKFIGADSLAFLPTDSFRKLLGSDHTNFCYACFSGKYPLYPSVDMEESIDDTRKSTVSAI from the coding sequence ATGGCTACCAATATTTCTGCTTCTGCTTCTTCCACCACCAATCTACTCAGCCAACGCCTCTTGTCGTTTCCACCTTCTCAATTCTATAAAAACATCCTAACTAAACCATACCAACAACAATGTCTTTTGATCACTTCTTCTAATAAGAAGAACAGGGCAGCTATGGTCGTTAATTCGTCGcgtaaattaatcaatttggaTCAACATTATTTAGACGATGACAAACCCAAGGAAGAGTGTGGAGTGGTTGGTATCTATGGTGATCCAGAGGCCTCGCGTTTATGCTATTTGGCGCTGCACGCCCTTCAGCACCGTGGTCAGGAAGGTGCTGGTATGGTTACTGTTGAAAATAAAGCTATTAAATCGATTACAGGTATTGGATTGGTATCTGATGTGTTCAACGAGTTGAAACTTGATCAACTTCCAGGTGACATGGCTATTGGTCATGTTAGGTATTCTACTGCTGCTGGCTCTTCTTCAATGCTGAAAAACGTTCAGCCTTTTGTTGCGAGTTCTAAATTTGGATCTTTTGGTGTTGCACACAACGGTAATTTTGTCAATTATCAATTGCTTCGTGCTGAACTTGAGGGGAAGGGTTCAATTTTCAGTACCACTTCTGATACGGAGGTGGTACTTCATCTTATGGCAAAATCAAAGGCGAGGATTTTTGCTTTGAGGGTTCTCGAGGCTTGCGAGAAACTCCAGGGAGCTTACTCCATGGTGTTTGTGACGGAGGATGGTAAGTTAGTTGCAGTAAGGGATCCGTTTGGGTTTAGGCCATTGGTTATGGGTAGGAGGAAGAATGGTGCTATAGTTTTTGCCTCGGAGACATGTGCTTTGGACATGGTTGAGGCTACGTACGAAAGGGAGGTTCATCCTGGTGAGATGGTGCTAGTTGATGATACTAGTAACGAACCTCAATCGATGTATCTATTGAAGCCTCATCCTCCTGAGCCTAAATCTTGCATCTTTGAGCATATTTACTTTGCTCAGCCTAATTCAATAGTATTTGGGAAGTCAGTGTATGAGTCTAGACATGCTTTCGGGGAAATTCTAGCTACAGAGTCCCCTGTGGAGGGCTGTGATGTTGTGATAGCAGTTCCAGATTCAGGTGTTGTAGCAGCACTTGGTTATGCAGCCAAAACAGGGGTACCATATCAACAAGGCTTAATAAGATCACACTATGTTGGCAGGACATTTATCGAACCATCTCAGAAGATTAGAGATTTCGGGGTGAAGCTTAAGCTCTCACCGGTTAGAGCAGTATTGGAAGGGAAAAAAGTGGTGGTTGTGGATGATTCAATCGTTAGAGGAACGACTTCGTCAAAGATTGTGAGGATGTTGAAGGAGGCAGGGGCAAAAGAGGTTCATATGAGGATTGCAAGTCCTCCAATCATAGCTTCTTGCTACTATGGGATAGACACTCCTTGTACAGAGGAATTGATATCTAACAGGATGAACGTGGAGGAGATAAGGAAGTTTATCGGGGCAGATTCTTTAGCCTTTTTGCCAACTGATAGCTTTCGTAAGTTATTAGGCAGTGATCATACAAACTTTTGTTATGCTTGTTTTTCAGGCAAGTATCCACTTTACCCAAGCGTGGATATGGAGGAGTCGATAGATGATACAAGGAAGTCGACAGTATCtgctatttaa
- the LOC101267059 gene encoding eukaryotic translation initiation factor 3 subunit B has product MSEVVSMDEIRAISERLGVDLAKINLDSIHLPPGDDMGIPSDDEDLLKEDALEEDQGFGNILVVDNLPVVPKEKYEKLEGVVRKIYSQLGVIKEGGLNMPVDPVTQKTLGYCFIEYNTPQEAELSKEKTHGYKLDRSHIFAVNMFEDIEKFLKVPDEWAPPEIKPYVPVEMLQKWLTDDKARDQYVIRSGGDTEVLWNDARQMKPELVYKRPYWTESFVQWSPMGTYLATVHRQGAAIWGGATTFNRLMRYAHPQVKLIDFSPGERYLVTYSSHEPSNPRDTHRVVLNIFDVRTGKVMRDFKGSADEFAVGGTGGVTGVSWPVFRWSGGKEDKYFARIGKNVISVYETETFSLIDKKSIKVENVMDFSWSPTDPILSLFVPECGNQPARVSLVQIPSKEELRQKNLFSVSDCKMYWQSNGDYLAVKVDRYTKTKKSTYTGFELFRIKERDIPIEVLELDNKNDKIIAFAWEPKGHRFAVIHGDNPRPDVSFYSMRSGTNTGRVSKLTTLKGKQANALYWSPGGRFIILAGMKGFNGQLEFFDVDELDTMASAEHFMATDVEWDPTGRYVATAVTSVHEMENGFNIWSFNGKLLYRILKDHFFQFLWRPRPPSFLSKEKEEEIAKNLKKYSKKYEAEDQDVSLLLSEQDREKRKKLKEEWEAWISKWKRLHEEEKMEREKLRDGEASDEEEEYEAKEVEVEEILNVEEVVIPFEDSQQ; this is encoded by the exons ATGTCGGAAGTGGTTTCTATGGATGAAATCAGAGCTATATCTGAGAGGCTTGGTGTGGATCTTGCAAAAATCAATCTGGACTCTATTCATCTTCCTCCTGGTGATGATATGGGGATACCCAG TGACGATGAAGACTTGTTGAAGGAGGACGCGTTGGAGGAGGATCAAGGTTTTGGAAACATACTGGTGGTGGATAATCTTCCAGTTGTGCCTAAAGagaaatatgagaaattggaaGGAGTAGTTCGGaaaatttacagccaacttggTGTTATTAAGGAGGGTGGTCTCAATATGCCTGTTGATCCTGTGACTCAGAAAACACTTGGGTACTGCTTTATAGAGTATAATACTCCTCAG GAAGCTGAGCTGAGTAAGGAGAAGACACACGGATACAAGTTAGATAGGTCACATATATTTGCTGTTAACATGTTTGAAGACATTGAGAAGTTCCTGAAAGTTCCAGATGAGTGGGCTCCACCAGAGATCAAGCCTTATGTTCCAGTG GAGATGCTGCAAAAGTGGCTTACTGATGACAAAGCTAGAGATCAGTATGTGATTCGGTCTGGCGGTGACACAGAGGTCCTCTGGAATGATGCAAGACAAATGAAGCCTGAGCTTGTTTATAAACGTCCT TATTGGACTGAGAGTTTTGTTCAATGGTCCCCTATGGGTACCTACTTGGCAACAGTTCACAGACAAGGCGCTGCAATTTGGGGTGGTGCCACCACTTTCAACCGCCTCATGCGCTATGCACATCCTCAG GTAAAGCTGATTGATTTCTCCCCTGGTGAGAGATATCTGGTGACATATAGCAGCCATGAACCAAGTAACCCTCGTGACACTCAC AGGGTTGTGCTAAATATTTTTGATGTGAGAACTGGAAAAGTGATGAGAGATTTCAAGGGAAGTGCTGATGAATTTGCAGTTGGAGGAACTGGAGGTGTTACTGGTGTGTCCTGGCCAGTCTTTAG GTGGAGTGGTGGTAAAGAGGATAAGTATTTTGCAAGAATAGGAAAGAATGTCATCTCTGTTTATGAAACAGAGACTTTCTCACTTATTGACAAGAAATCTATCAAGGTTGAAAATGTTATGGATTTTAGCTGGTCACCAACAGATCCaattctttcactctttgttccTGAATGTGGAAATCAACCTGCCAGG GTAAGTCTTGTGCAAATCCCAAGTAAAGAGGAGTTGAGGCAAAAGAATCTCTTCAGTGTGAGTGATTGCAAAATGTATTGGCAAAGCAATGGAGACTACCTTGCTGTCAAAGTTGACCGGTACACAAAGACCAAGAAAAGCACATACACTGGTTTTGAGCTTTTCAGAATCAAAGAACGGGATATTCCAATTGAGGTTTTGGAGCTTGACAAcaagaatgataaaattattgcATTTGCTTGGGAGCCTAAGGGTCACAGATTCGCTGTCATCCACGGTGACAACCCCAGGCCAGATGTCAGTTTCTACTCTATGCGGTCTGGCACTAACACGGGCCGTGTTTCAAAGCTGACAACTCTCAAGGGAAAGCAGGCTAATGCTCTCTACTGGTCACCTGGAGGCCGCTTCATTATTTTAGCTGGAATGAAAGGTTTCAATGGACAGTTGGAATTCTTTGACGTCGATGAGCTTGATACCATGGCATCTGCTGAGCATTTTATGGCAACAGATGTCGAATGGGATCCAACTGGAAG GTATGTAGCGACAGCTGTTACTTCAGTTCATGAGATGGAAAATGGATTCAACATCTGGTCTTTCAACGGAAAGCTGCTGTATAGGATACTCAAGGATCATTTTTTCCAG TTTTTGTGGCGCCCTAGGCCACCATCCTTCTTAAGTAAGGAGAAAGAGGAAGAGATTGCTAAGAACTTGAAGAAGTACAGCAAGAAGTATGAAGCAGAGGATCAGGATGTTTCATTGCTGTTGAGCGAGCAAGACCGTGAGAAGCGAAAGAAGCTGAAAGAAGAATGGGAAGCATGGATTAGTAAGTGGAAGCGGTTGCATGAAGAGGAGAAAATGGAGAGGGAAAAGTTGCGTGATGGGGAAGCCAGTGATGAAGAGGAGGAATACGAGGCGAAGGAAGTTGAAGTAGAGGAAATACTAAATGTTGAGGAGGTGGTTATTCCTTTTGAAGATAGCCAACAGTGA